From one Parambassis ranga chromosome 5, fParRan2.1, whole genome shotgun sequence genomic stretch:
- the stau1 gene encoding double-stranded RNA-binding protein Staufen homolog 1 isoform X1 — MSQLQFQCPAGPMSAASAPLQLGQPQPSYSIPCASGTLPSESASQPIRSSALPAGSATPYNTTTVSNMANPKEKTPMCLVNELARFNKIQPEYKLLGEQGPAHSKIFSVRLTLGDQHWEAEGTSIKKAQHSAAASALAETSLPKPPLRTPRNTGKNPVDGITHTMELNALCMKLGKKPMYKPIDPYPGMRPPNFNYNVRAPGPYQRPMQQYYYPFPPVGPMIYHMELSIGGQQFIGKGRTRQLAKHDAAAKALKVLQKEPILQQLPVMNGEPEEENLNKSEISQVFEIALKRNLPVSFEVLKEEGPPHMKSFVVCVTVGEFTGEGEGKSKKIAKKLAAAAVLGELKKLPHIPSVEKTLPRIKKKTKSIIKLQTSPEYGQGMNPISRLAQIQQAKKEKEPEYSMVTERGLPRRREFVMQVTVCGQSAEGMGPSKKVAKRNAAEKMLDLLGYKVPQPQPPKPALKTDEKTPVKKPGDGRKVTFFEPGSVEEGSLGSKEEEFRLPYLSHQQLPAGILPMVPEVAQAVGACQGSQAKDYSRAIPNPGKATISAMIANELLYAGTSLTAETILKNKNNLNQLPHGPLTRPSEQLGFLASVQGLQVEYKDFPKNNKNEFVSLINCSSQPPLISHGIGKDVESCHDMAALNILKLLSEFDQQSNERTGNGPVSGCGKQEVEGDLHLKQANSSTLAQTLDGTV; from the exons ATGTCTCAGCTCCAGTTTCAGTGTCCAGCTGGTCCCATGTCTGCTGCTTCTGCCCCACTGCAGCTGGGACAGCCACAGCCCAGCTACAGCATCCCTTGTGCCTCAGGGACTCTACCATCGGAGAGCGCCAGCCAGCCCATCAGGAGTTCCGCTCTCCCTGCGGGTTCAGCCACTCCCTACAATACCACCACAG TATCTAACATGGCAAACCCTAAAGAGAAGACCCCCATGTGTTTGGTGAATGAGTTAGCCCGTTTCAACAAGATCCAACCGGAGTATAAGCTGCTCGGTGAGCAAGGACCAGCTCACTCAAAG ATTTTCTCAGTGAGGCTCACACTGGGAGATCAGCACTGGGAGGCTGAGGGGACCAGTATCAAGAAAGCCCAGCATTCCGCTGCTGCATCTGCCCTCGCTGAGACATCACTCCCCAAACCCCCCTTGAGGACGCCCCGCAACACAGGCAAGAACCCAG TAGACGGCATTACACATACTATGGAGTTGAATGCACTATGTATGAAGCTTGGTAAAAAGCCTATGTATAAACCAATTGACCCATACCCGGGAATGAGACCACCAAACTTCAACTACAATGTCCGGGCTCCAGGGCCTTACCAGCGCCCTATGCAACA GTACTACTACCCATTTCCTCCAGTGGGACCAATGATATACCACATGGAGCTTTCCATTGGAGGCCAGCAGTTTATTGGGAAAGGACGCACCAGGCAGTTGGCCAAACATGATGCTGCTGCCAAGGCCTTGAAAGTACTGCAGAAAGAGCCAATACTGCAACAGTTGCCAGTG ATGAATGGAGAGCCTGAAGAGGAAAACCTGAACAAATCAGAAATCAGCCAAGTGTTTGAAATTGCACTAAAACGCAACTTACCTGTCAGCTTTGAG GTGTTAAAGGAAGAGGGTCCTCCCCACATGAAGAGTTTTGTAGTGTGTGTTACAGTTGGGGAGTTCACAGGCGAGGGCGAGGGTAAAAGTAAAAAGATTGCTAAGAAGCTGGCGGCAGCAGCGGTGCTGGGAGAGCTGAAGAAACTACCCCACATACCCAGTGTGGAAAAGACGCTGCCACGCATCAAAAAGAAAACCAAATCTATCATTAAG ctgcagacTAGCCCGGAATACGGACAAGGAATGAATCCCATCAGTCGTTTGGCTCAGATCCAGCAAGccaagaaggagaaggagccGGAGTACAGCATGGTGACAGAGCGAGGTCTACCACGGCGAAGGGAGTTTGTCATGCAG GTTACAGTGTGCGGCCAGTCTGCAGAGGGAATGGGACCTAGTAAGAAAGTGGCCAAGAGGAATGCAGCAGAAAAAATGTTGGACCTTTTGGGATATAAAGTGCCTCAGCCTCAGCCCCCCAAACCGGCACTGAAAACTGATGAAAAG ACTCCAGTGAAAAAACCTGGTGATGGACGCAAAGTGACCTTCTTTGAACCTGGATCTGTGGAGGAGGGGTCATTGG GATCCAAGGAGGAAGAATTCCGCCTGCCTTACCTGAGCCACCAGCAGCTGCCTGCAGGTATCCTGCCGATGGTGCCTGAGGTAGCTCAAGCAGTCGGGGCATGCCAAGGATCCCAGGCCAAGGACTATAGTCGAGCTATTCCCAACCCAGGCAAGGCCACAATCTCTGCCATGATTGCCAACGAGCTGCTTTACGCAGGGACATCACTGACTGCTGAGACCATCCTAAAGAACAAAAATAACCTAAACCAACTGCCCCACGGACCCCTGACCAGGCCCTCAGAGCAGCTCGGCTTTCTTGCATCAGTACAGGGCCTGCAG GTGGAATACAAGGACTTTCCCAAAAACAATAAGAACGAGTTTGTGTCACTGATTAACTGCTCCTCCCAGCCACCACTCATTAGTCACGGGATTGGAAAAGATGTAGAATCCTGTCATGATATG GCTGCACTGAATATATTGAAGTTACTCTCAGAGTTTGACCAGCAGTCAAATGAAAGAACAGGAAATGGACCAGTCTCTGG GTGTGGCAAACAGGAAGTTGAAGGTGACTTGCACCTCAAACAGGCTAACTCAAGCACATTGGCACAGACCCTGGATGGCACTGTTTAG
- the stau1 gene encoding double-stranded RNA-binding protein Staufen homolog 1 isoform X2 encodes MSQLQFQCPAGPMSAASAPLQLGQPQPSYSIPCASGTLPSESASQPIRSSALPAGSATPYNTTTVSNMANPKEKTPMCLVNELARFNKIQPEYKLLGEQGPAHSKIFSVRLTLGDQHWEAEGTSIKKAQHSAAASALAETSLPKPPLRTPRNTVDGITHTMELNALCMKLGKKPMYKPIDPYPGMRPPNFNYNVRAPGPYQRPMQQYYYPFPPVGPMIYHMELSIGGQQFIGKGRTRQLAKHDAAAKALKVLQKEPILQQLPVMNGEPEEENLNKSEISQVFEIALKRNLPVSFEVLKEEGPPHMKSFVVCVTVGEFTGEGEGKSKKIAKKLAAAAVLGELKKLPHIPSVEKTLPRIKKKTKSIIKLQTSPEYGQGMNPISRLAQIQQAKKEKEPEYSMVTERGLPRRREFVMQVTVCGQSAEGMGPSKKVAKRNAAEKMLDLLGYKVPQPQPPKPALKTDEKTPVKKPGDGRKVTFFEPGSVEEGSLGSKEEEFRLPYLSHQQLPAGILPMVPEVAQAVGACQGSQAKDYSRAIPNPGKATISAMIANELLYAGTSLTAETILKNKNNLNQLPHGPLTRPSEQLGFLASVQGLQVEYKDFPKNNKNEFVSLINCSSQPPLISHGIGKDVESCHDMAALNILKLLSEFDQQSNERTGNGPVSGCGKQEVEGDLHLKQANSSTLAQTLDGTV; translated from the exons ATGTCTCAGCTCCAGTTTCAGTGTCCAGCTGGTCCCATGTCTGCTGCTTCTGCCCCACTGCAGCTGGGACAGCCACAGCCCAGCTACAGCATCCCTTGTGCCTCAGGGACTCTACCATCGGAGAGCGCCAGCCAGCCCATCAGGAGTTCCGCTCTCCCTGCGGGTTCAGCCACTCCCTACAATACCACCACAG TATCTAACATGGCAAACCCTAAAGAGAAGACCCCCATGTGTTTGGTGAATGAGTTAGCCCGTTTCAACAAGATCCAACCGGAGTATAAGCTGCTCGGTGAGCAAGGACCAGCTCACTCAAAG ATTTTCTCAGTGAGGCTCACACTGGGAGATCAGCACTGGGAGGCTGAGGGGACCAGTATCAAGAAAGCCCAGCATTCCGCTGCTGCATCTGCCCTCGCTGAGACATCACTCCCCAAACCCCCCTTGAGGACGCCCCGCAACACAG TAGACGGCATTACACATACTATGGAGTTGAATGCACTATGTATGAAGCTTGGTAAAAAGCCTATGTATAAACCAATTGACCCATACCCGGGAATGAGACCACCAAACTTCAACTACAATGTCCGGGCTCCAGGGCCTTACCAGCGCCCTATGCAACA GTACTACTACCCATTTCCTCCAGTGGGACCAATGATATACCACATGGAGCTTTCCATTGGAGGCCAGCAGTTTATTGGGAAAGGACGCACCAGGCAGTTGGCCAAACATGATGCTGCTGCCAAGGCCTTGAAAGTACTGCAGAAAGAGCCAATACTGCAACAGTTGCCAGTG ATGAATGGAGAGCCTGAAGAGGAAAACCTGAACAAATCAGAAATCAGCCAAGTGTTTGAAATTGCACTAAAACGCAACTTACCTGTCAGCTTTGAG GTGTTAAAGGAAGAGGGTCCTCCCCACATGAAGAGTTTTGTAGTGTGTGTTACAGTTGGGGAGTTCACAGGCGAGGGCGAGGGTAAAAGTAAAAAGATTGCTAAGAAGCTGGCGGCAGCAGCGGTGCTGGGAGAGCTGAAGAAACTACCCCACATACCCAGTGTGGAAAAGACGCTGCCACGCATCAAAAAGAAAACCAAATCTATCATTAAG ctgcagacTAGCCCGGAATACGGACAAGGAATGAATCCCATCAGTCGTTTGGCTCAGATCCAGCAAGccaagaaggagaaggagccGGAGTACAGCATGGTGACAGAGCGAGGTCTACCACGGCGAAGGGAGTTTGTCATGCAG GTTACAGTGTGCGGCCAGTCTGCAGAGGGAATGGGACCTAGTAAGAAAGTGGCCAAGAGGAATGCAGCAGAAAAAATGTTGGACCTTTTGGGATATAAAGTGCCTCAGCCTCAGCCCCCCAAACCGGCACTGAAAACTGATGAAAAG ACTCCAGTGAAAAAACCTGGTGATGGACGCAAAGTGACCTTCTTTGAACCTGGATCTGTGGAGGAGGGGTCATTGG GATCCAAGGAGGAAGAATTCCGCCTGCCTTACCTGAGCCACCAGCAGCTGCCTGCAGGTATCCTGCCGATGGTGCCTGAGGTAGCTCAAGCAGTCGGGGCATGCCAAGGATCCCAGGCCAAGGACTATAGTCGAGCTATTCCCAACCCAGGCAAGGCCACAATCTCTGCCATGATTGCCAACGAGCTGCTTTACGCAGGGACATCACTGACTGCTGAGACCATCCTAAAGAACAAAAATAACCTAAACCAACTGCCCCACGGACCCCTGACCAGGCCCTCAGAGCAGCTCGGCTTTCTTGCATCAGTACAGGGCCTGCAG GTGGAATACAAGGACTTTCCCAAAAACAATAAGAACGAGTTTGTGTCACTGATTAACTGCTCCTCCCAGCCACCACTCATTAGTCACGGGATTGGAAAAGATGTAGAATCCTGTCATGATATG GCTGCACTGAATATATTGAAGTTACTCTCAGAGTTTGACCAGCAGTCAAATGAAAGAACAGGAAATGGACCAGTCTCTGG GTGTGGCAAACAGGAAGTTGAAGGTGACTTGCACCTCAAACAGGCTAACTCAAGCACATTGGCACAGACCCTGGATGGCACTGTTTAG